In Desulfurococcaceae archaeon MEX13E-LK6-19, the genomic window ATCGCCGTGCCAAGTATAGAATCTGACTAAGAGACCCTGTTTAGCCCCATTTTTCACCTTGTATACTATAACACCTGGTTTTTTAGACAAGGATACACTCACCTACCACAAGTATTCTAGGTATTGCTTGGATAAATAGGTAGTAGGTGGTATTACTATGGGAGAGGACGAGCCATTATGTATGCGTCTTCACCATCGAGATAATATGCTGAAGCTATTTTGACTACTTTGTATCCCAGTTTCTCGTAGAGTTTTATGGCTGGTAGATTACTGACTCTCACTTCGAGGTATGTTTCTCTGCACTCGTATTCTTTGTGTCCTGAAAACATAGCATATGCCATGAGGGCGTAGCCTAGCCCCTTCCTTCTATGGTCTGCGAGAACAGCGATACTGACTACATGGAGGCTTTTGAGGATTGTTTTCGCGAAGAAACCTGGTTTCCATTCAACACGGCACATTATATAGCCTACTATATCTCCGTTAGGGGACTCGGCTACATAGAATGTCTTCTCATAGTGTTTGAGAAGGTCTTCAAAGAAATACATGGGGTAGTTCTCGGGGAGACAAACTCTATTTATATGCATTACCTTGGGTAAATCGTCGTGTTTAGCTCTTCTAATCACGTAGCCGCCAGCCTTCTCCTTGAGTATGTTCTCTGCCTCTCTGAATATCTCTTCAACACACGGCATCCTGTCTTCACTCAAATGACATCAGTCCTCTATACACCTATTTTACTACGTCTCAAAGAATATATTTTTGTGGAGGAATAAAACCTCTAACGTGTCAACAAGGTGTTGCACATATTGGAGACACCATCAACAAGACTCTATACATCATTAAAAGGTAGAACAGTGGTTCTCGGGGTAACCGGTAGTTCCGCTATATATAGGTCTGTTGATCTAGCACGCGAGCTTATTAGGAGAGGGGCTAGTGTCCACGTCATCATGACAAAAGATGCAACAACTTTCGTCTCACCCAAGTTATTTGAGTGGGCTACAGGGAACAAAGTCATAACAAGTTTTGACGGTGAACCTATACACATAATTTTTGCCGAGAAAGCAGACTCCATGGTGATAGCTCCAGCTACACTCAATACAATGTCTAAGATAGCGTATGGTATCGGCGATAATCCTCTTGTACTAACAGCTATAGCGATGATCGGCTCTGGAAAGAACGTGGCTGTCGTCCCTGCTATGAATATTAGACTCTACAATTCACCCGAGACAAGGAAAGCCATAGAACTACTTAAGGAGATGGGAGTAATCATTATACCTCCATATCTATCGGAGGGCAAGGCGAAGTATCCACCACTAAGAGACCTGGCTGCAATAGTTGATGGCATAACATGTAGGAAGAGAGACCTGGAGGGTAGGAAAGTCCTCGTCACAGCTGGTCCCACTCGTGAACACATAGACCCCGTTAGGATCATAACTAACCCGTCAAGCGGGCTAATGGGCGTACTGATAGCGCTGGAATTCTATGCACGTGGCGCCGATGTAACACTCGTCCACGGCCCGCTGAAAATCGATCCACCCTACTGTACTAAGAACATTAGTGTCGAGTCAACAAACGATATGGCTGAAACCATTGAGAGACTAACAACAAAAACAGTATATGATATAGCTGTTTTCGCTGCCGCACCAGCCGACTATACAGTGCTTGAGCCTGCGCGAGAAAAAATACCAAGTAGACAAGGCGAGTTAACGTTGAGGCTAGTGCCTACAAGAAAAGTTATCGGTAGTGTTAAGAACAGACCCAAAATAATGATTGGCTTTGCCGCCGAGACCGCTGGGAGCAGAGAAGAACTAGTTGATAAGGCGCGTAAGAAGCTTTTCGAGTACCAGCTTGACCTTATTGTAGCTAATATTGTTGGTGTTAAAGGACGTGGTTTTGAAGCAGAGTATATTGATGCCTGCCTTGTTGAGCCGAGGAGAACAGAGTGTCTAGGATTTGTTGATAAAGCGTATCTTGCACGCAAAATAGTTGACTGGACGGTTGATCGTATTGGCGGTTGAAGTAAGGATACCACTACATATAACGGGTTTTTGGAGACCTGTTTACCGTGAAAACCCTTTGTACACAGGTAGCTTGGGTGCTGGTGTTAATATCACACCGAAGATAGTTGTAAGAGCTCGTATGAGCAATGCCAAGGAATTCTATCTCAATGACAATAGAGTTGATGACATCCATGCTGTAAACTATGTTTTCACCAGGATACCGTGTAGCATTAGGGTAGAAGCGTGGACAAAAGCCCCACTGGGCGCTGGCTATGGATTAAGTGGCGGGCTGGCTCTCGGTGTTTCTATTGCAGCAGCCATTGTATGTCGCGAGGAGATTACCTTGGAAAACGCTGCTGCTCGCGCACATATAGCCGAGGTTATGGCTAAAACAGGTCTCGGCGATGTCATAGCAGAATATTATGGCGGACTCGAGATCAGGACTAAGCCCGGCGCACCAGGTATCGGATCTATTGTCAAGATTCCTGTCGACCCTAGTGTACGAGTAGTATCCATTGTACTAGGCAAATGGCTTACAAGCGATATGCTTGCAAGATACACTCCAGAGTTGTCACGTATTGCCGAGACCTTACTAGAGAA contains:
- the coaBC gene encoding bifunctional phosphopantothenoylcysteine decarboxylase/phosphopantothenate--cysteine ligase CoaBC; the protein is MLETPSTRLYTSLKGRTVVLGVTGSSAIYRSVDLARELIRRGASVHVIMTKDATTFVSPKLFEWATGNKVITSFDGEPIHIIFAEKADSMVIAPATLNTMSKIAYGIGDNPLVLTAIAMIGSGKNVAVVPAMNIRLYNSPETRKAIELLKEMGVIIIPPYLSEGKAKYPPLRDLAAIVDGITCRKRDLEGRKVLVTAGPTREHIDPVRIITNPSSGLMGVLIALEFYARGADVTLVHGPLKIDPPYCTKNISVESTNDMAETIERLTTKTVYDIAVFAAAPADYTVLEPAREKIPSRQGELTLRLVPTRKVIGSVKNRPKIMIGFAAETAGSREELVDKARKKLFEYQLDLIVANIVGVKGRGFEAEYIDACLVEPRRTECLGFVDKAYLARKIVDWTVDRIGG
- the rimI gene encoding ribosomal protein S18-alanine N-acetyltransferase; this encodes MPCVEEIFREAENILKEKAGGYVIRRAKHDDLPKVMHINRVCLPENYPMYFFEDLLKHYEKTFYVAESPNGDIVGYIMCRVEWKPGFFAKTILKSLHVVSIAVLADHRRKGLGYALMAYAMFSGHKEYECRETYLEVRVSNLPAIKLYEKLGYKVVKIASAYYLDGEDAYIMARPLP